From Variimorphobacter saccharofermentans, one genomic window encodes:
- a CDS encoding DUF6591 domain-containing protein: MYISKKLLSKKICIVLVVLLGVLLFSGCNIKEKIGEKIVEGVFEKAVGDEVDLDIDGDEVTYKTEEGEMTFDSENGITFEGEEGKTVIYTDVSEWPEDMAASYLPKIKDAEISYLLNSDKYCMITVDNIDNEKYANYLEKVKDKGYSKDKFESTADDLNMYSGSSEEGVVVTLYYVPSSKSLQLTVEVKTE, from the coding sequence ATGTATATAAGCAAAAAGCTGCTAAGTAAGAAGATATGTATCGTATTAGTGGTATTATTAGGAGTATTGCTATTCTCCGGATGTAATATTAAAGAGAAAATAGGCGAGAAAATCGTAGAAGGTGTATTTGAAAAGGCCGTAGGCGATGAAGTGGATCTTGATATTGATGGAGATGAAGTTACTTATAAAACAGAGGAAGGTGAAATGACCTTCGATAGTGAAAATGGTATAACCTTTGAAGGAGAAGAAGGTAAAACGGTAATCTACACAGATGTGTCAGAATGGCCTGAGGATATGGCAGCGTCTTATTTGCCGAAAATAAAGGATGCAGAAATCAGTTATTTATTAAATTCGGATAAATACTGTATGATTACTGTTGATAATATTGATAATGAAAAATATGCAAATTACTTAGAAAAAGTAAAGGATAAGGGCTACTCTAAGGATAAATTTGAGAGTACCGCGGATGATTTAAACATGTACTCAGGTAGCTCAGAAGAAGGGGTAGTAGTAACGTTATACTATGTTCCAAGTTCAAAGAGTCTGCAATTAACAGTTGAAGTTAAGACGGAATAA
- a CDS encoding acyl-CoA thioesterase: protein MEKMKPYYRVANYYETDQMAVVHHSNYIRWFEEARVDFLDQIGLGYDKIEAAGVYSPVLGVSCEYKNSVHFKEAVLIEVKLKFFNGIKMTIEYKILCADTGQIKAIGESRHCFVSTDFKPVSLKRQYKEMYETLLQYVENEEEQ, encoded by the coding sequence ATGGAAAAGATGAAACCTTATTATCGAGTTGCTAACTATTATGAAACGGATCAAATGGCGGTGGTTCACCATTCTAACTATATTCGCTGGTTTGAAGAAGCAAGAGTTGATTTTCTGGATCAAATCGGACTGGGCTATGACAAAATAGAGGCAGCAGGAGTATATTCTCCGGTTCTTGGAGTGAGCTGTGAGTATAAGAATTCCGTTCACTTTAAGGAAGCTGTTTTGATAGAGGTTAAATTAAAATTCTTTAATGGCATTAAAATGACCATCGAATATAAGATACTGTGTGCGGATACAGGGCAAATAAAGGCAATCGGAGAATCGAGGCATTGCTTTGTATCAACTGATTTCAAGCCAGTGAGTCTAAAGCGCCAATATAAGGAAATGTATGAAACATTACTTCAATATGTAGAGAATGAAGAGGAACAATAA